The following proteins are co-located in the Saccharomyces kudriavzevii IFO 1802 strain IFO1802 genome assembly, chromosome: 6 genome:
- the RPL22B gene encoding 60S ribosomal protein eL22 (similar to Saccharomyces cerevisiae RPL22B (YFL034C-A) and RPL22A (YLR061W); ancestral locus Anc_8.31), whose protein sequence is MAPNTSRKQKIVKTLTVDVTSPTENGVFDPASYSKYLIDHIKVDGAVGNLGNAIDVTEDGSVVTVVATAKFSGKYLKYLTKKYLKKNQLRDWIRFISIRQNQYKLVFYQVTPEDAEEEEDEE, encoded by the exons ATGGCTCCAAAC ACTTCcagaaagcaaaaaattgtCAAGACCTTGACCGTCGACGTCACATCCCCAACTGAAAACGGAGTCTTCGATCCAGCTTCATACTCCAAGTACTTAATCGATCATATCAAGGTCGATGGTGCAGTAGGGAATCTAGGTAACGCCATTGACGTTACTGAAGATGGATCCGTAGTCACTGTCGTGGCCACCGCCAAATTTTCTGGTAAATACTTGAAGTATCTGACCAAGAAGTACCTGAAGAAGAACCAGCTAAGAGACTGGATCAGGTTTATCTCTATAAGGCAGAACCAATACAAATTGGTTTTCTACCAAGTCACTCCTGAAGAcgctgaagaagaggaagacgaGGAATAA
- the HAC1 gene encoding transcription factor HAC1 (similar to Saccharomyces cerevisiae HAC1 (YFL031W); ancestral locus Anc_8.36): MEMTDFELTSNSQSNLAIPTNFKSTLPPRKRAKTKEEKEQRRIERILRNRRAAHQSREKKRLHLQYLEKKCSLLENLLNSVDLEKLAGHEDVLNCGRDAFVASLDEYRDFQSSKDTSLDTRASSHSSSDTFTPSPLNCTLEPATMSPKSMRDSSSDQETSWELQMFKTENLPESTTLPAVENNNLFDTVASPLADPLCDEIAENSLPFDNSIDLDNWRNPEAQSGLNSFELNDFFITS, encoded by the exons ATGGAAATGACTGATTTTGAACTTACCAGCAATTCGCAATCGAACCTGGCTATTCCTACCAACTTCAAATCGACTCTGCCCCCAAGGAAAAGAGCCAAGACGAAGGAGGAAAAGGAACAGCGAAGAATCGAGCGAATCCTGAGAAACAGAAGAGCTGCTCACCAGAGcagggaaaaaaagagactGCATCTGCAGTACCTCGAGAAGAAGTGTTCtcttttggaaaatctACTGAATAGCGTCGATCTTGAGAAATTGGCCGGCCACGAGGACGTGTTGAACTGCGGTCGCGACGCCTTTGTTGCCTCCCTTGACGAGTACAGAGACTTTCAGAGCTCAAAAGATACGTCACTGGACACCAGGGCCAGTTCGCACTCCTCGTCCGACACATTCACACCTTCACCATTGAACTGCACACTGGAGCCCGCGACAATGTCGCCCAAAAGTATGCGCGATTCTTCCTCGGACCAGGAGACATCGTGGGAGCTGCAGATGTTCAAGACGGAAAATCTACCAGAATCCACCACACTGCCTGCCGTGGAAAACAACAATTTGTTCGACACGGTAGCCTCGCCGTTGGCCGATCCGCTTTGCGACGAGATAGCTGAGAATAGTCTGCCCTTTGATAATTCAATTGATCTTGACAATTGGCGTAATCCAG AAGCGCAGTCAGGTTTGAACTCATTTGAATTAAacgatttcttcatcacttcGTGA
- the MIL1 gene encoding Mil1p (similar to Saccharomyces cerevisiae YFL034W; ancestral locus Anc_8.32) encodes MSDSEEDLGIQLKGLKIVRHLKDPEDHTSAESGLVFHPDCGSSDQDDLTDMHAHHVRKASVGQGKAEEVRNENTSLEEEPAVKDASVPSSQSVTSADEADNGLSQNDGFGSAQDLDPFADTKSGDVSNSNSDSDDGDWQEMPAISSFNIYNHRGELELTSKVRNLEVSADAPAAVLSTKNHKSANDSRFDYTKMAAEQQAQRSYRTNKKTDFLFDRKILKKKINNSQNSITLTSSTSTTSLNDDNNNEDEDDSYDEYEDDVEPVSDLNRDSQLNITKNLLTDMEKFAYIGAINILANQMCTDLATLCLCIDIKAHKKLAHRLQFTQKDMAAWKTVVLSRLYDHLGISREEIAMIEKLSLHKIQLKDLCKCLKTTQSIDNPWENHPDQNDSAPDGTMKEEPLNEQNDAVPPTTRKFEQQAGTTETSEAEESSLPLKVPSKVLDPENVKNQDKLNIDVAWTIICDLFLICLQSSTYDSRSRTLLLNFAKVLNMTNLEICEFERRVTDSLDMEQSTEDQVWDEQDHMKNRRKSKRRKKMAYVALAMVGGSLVLGLSGGLLAPVIGGGIAAGLSTIGLTGATGFLTGVGGTAVVAVSSTAIGANIGARGMSKRMGSVRTFEFRPLHNNRRVNLILTVSGWMVGNEDDVRLPFSTVDPVEGDLYSLYWEPEMLKSIGQTVSIVATEIFTTSLQQILGATVLTALISSIQWPMALSKLGYILDNPWNVSLDRAWSAGKILADTLIARNLGARPITLVGFSIGARVIFSCLIELCKQKALGLIENVYLFGTPAVMKKEQLVMARTAVSGRFVNGYSDKDWFLAYLFRAAAGGFSAVMGISTIEDVEGFENINCTELVDGHLNYRKSMPKLLKKIGIAVLSEDFVEIEEMMNPEEVKRKRKLINDVDAAQKKLNERKKHNSWVPKWLKPKKSKWKVMVEEAVEEGRDMQDLPETDINNNENENPDEQEGKEKSKLKDAALVDHGALMHELQLIKQAMYEDQLKKKTLLAEEKKEVETSTEFLAHTQFKQPSTPKMNPPQSPNHFQLLSAGRTIIPEDDDMDSRRERRMEFSFPDDI; translated from the coding sequence ATGTCCGATTCAGAAGAGGATTTAGGTATACAGCTGAAAGGCTTGAAGATAGTACGCCATTTGAAGGACCCAGAAGACCATACCTCTGCGGAATCCGGACTAGTTTTCCATCCCGATTGCGGCTCGAGTGATCAAGATGATTTAACTGATATGCATGCACATCATGTTAGAAAGGCGTCTGTCGGGCAAGGCAAAGCAGAGGAAGTACGTAATGAGAATACTTCGCTTGAGGAAGAACCGGCGGTGAAAGATGCAAGTGTGCCCTCATCGCAGTCAGTAACCAGTGCTGATGAAGCAGATAACGGCCTTAGTCAGAACGACGGGTTTGGATCTGCACAGGATTTGGATCCTTTTGCAGATACAAAGTCGGGGGACGTTTCTAATTCCAATTCTGATTCCGATGATGGAGATTGGCAAGAGATGCCTGCCATATCATCtttcaatatatataatcaCAGAGGTGAACTAGAGTTGACTTCCAAGGTCAGAAACCTAGAAGTGTCTGCTGATGCGCCTGCCGCAGTTCTTTCTACAAAGAACCACAAAAGTGCAAATGACTCAAGATTCGATTATACCAAAATGGCTGCAGAACAGCAGGCCCAGCGATCCTATCgaacaaataaaaagacGGATTTCCTGTTCGATCGTAAGAttttaaaaaagaaaatcaataaTTCGCAAAACTCCATCACTTTGACTTCTTCCACCTCGACTACGTCGTTAAATGATGACAACAATAAcgaagatgaggatgatTCTTATGACGAATATGAGGATGACGTGGAGCCAGTTAGCGACTTGAATCGGGATTCCCAGTTGAACATAACGAAAAATCTTCTAACCGATATGGAGAAGTTTGCGTATATAGGTGCAATAAATATTCTGGCAAATCAAATGTGTACAGATTTGGCCACATTATGTCTCTGTATTGACATCAAAGCTCACAAAAAATTAGCACATCGACTGCAGTTCACCCAAAAGGATATGGCTGCGTGGAAAACCGTGGTCTTGTCAAGGTTGTATGACCATCTAGGCATATCTCGAGAAGAAATTGCAATGATAGAAAAGCTCTCCTTGCACAAAATCCAACTGAAAGATCTGTGTAAATGCTTGAAGACCACTCAGAGCATTGATAATCCGTGGGAAAATCATCCGGACCAAAATGATAGTGCGCCAGATGGAACGATGAAAGAAGAGCCTTTAAATGAACAAAATGACGCAGTACCGCCCACCACACGCAAATTTGAACAACAAGCTGGAACAACCGAAACATCGGAAGCTGAAGAGTCTTCATTACCTTTGAAGGTTCCGTCAAAGGTGCTCGATCCAGAAAATGTCAAAAATCAGGATAAACTAAATATAGACGTAGCATGGACTATAATATGTGACCTTTTTCTGATATGTTTGCAATCATCCACTTATGATTCAAGATCAAGGACTTTGTTGCTGAATTTCGCaaaagttttgaatatgACAAATCTGGAAATTTGTGAATTTGAAAGGCGTGTAACAGATTCTTTAGATATGGAACAATCTACAGAGGATCAAGTTTGGGATGAGCAAGATCACATGAAgaatagaagaaaaagcaaaaggagaaagaaaatggcatATGTTGCCCTGGCTATGGTAGGCGGTTCTTTGGTCCTTGGACTAAGTGGTGGTTTGCTTGCGCCTGTCATCGGTGGGGGGATTGCCGCAGGTTTATCGACAATAGGATTAACTGGCGCAACAGGTTTTTTAACTGGGGTAGGTGGTACCGCTGTGGTTGCAGTCTCAAGCACTGCTATTGGTGCTAACATTGGTGCTAGGGGTATGTCGAAGAGAATGGGGAGTGTGCGAACTTTTGAGTTTAGGCCATTGCATAATAATAGGAGAGTTAACCTGATCTTAACCGTTTCAGGCTGGATGGTTGGTAACGAAGATGATGTTAGATTACCATTTTCTACGGTAGACCCTGTCGAAGGTGATTTGTACTCGTTGTATTGGGAACCAGAAATGCTGAAGTCTATTGGTCAAACGGTTAGTATTGTGGCTACTGAAATCTTCACTACATCACTTCAGCAAATTCTAGGTGCCACAGTTTTGACAGCATTAATAAGTTCTATCCAATGGCCAATGGCTTTGTCCAAACTGGGCTACATTTTAGATAATCCATGGAATGTTTCCTTGGACAGAGCTTGGTCTGCAGGTAAAATTCTCGCTGATACATTAATTGCAAGAAATTTAGGTGCTCGTCCAATTACTTTGGTCGGTTTTTCGATAGGTGCAAGAGtaattttctcttgtttgaTTGAGTTATGCAAGCAAAAAGCCTTAGGTTTGATTGAAAATGTTTACCTTTTCGGTACGCCAGCCGTTatgaaaaaggaacaatTAGTCATGGCAAGAACTGCTGTTAGCGGAAGGTTTGTAAATGGTTATTCAGATAAGGATTGGTTCTTGGCATATTTATTTAGAGCTGCTGCTGGTGGATTTAGCGCTGTTATGGGTATTTCGACGATAGAAGATGTTGAAGGATTTGAGAATATTAATTGCACTGAGTTAGTTGATGGTCATCTAAATTATCGTAAAAGCATGCccaaattgttgaaaaaaattggtatCGCAGTTTTAAGTGAAGATTTCGTTGAGATTGAGGAAATGATGAACCCAGAAGAGGttaagagaaaaagaaaattaataaaCGATGTAGATGCAGcgcaaaagaaattaaatgaaaggaaaaaacatAATAGCTGGGTGCCTAAATGGCTGAAACCCAAGAAATCCAAATGGAAGGTTATGGTGGAAGAAGCCgttgaagaaggaagagATATGCAGGACCTGCCGGAAACtgatatcaataataatgaaaacgaaaacCCAGATGAACAAGAAGGGAAGGAAAAGTCAAAACTCAAAGATGCTGCGCTTGTAGATCATGGGGCATTAATGCACGAATTGCAACTCATAAAGCAGGCGATGTATGAAGaccaattgaagaagaaaacactCTTagctgaagaaaagaaagaagtgGAAACATCAACGGAATTTTTAGCTCACACACAGTTTAAACAACCCTCAACGCCGAAAATGAACCCGCCACAAAGTCCcaatcattttcaattattaAGCGCTGGAAGAACTATAATCCCAGAGGATGATGATATGGATTCTCGGAGGGAGAGGAGAATGGAATTTTCATTCCCAGATGATATATaa
- the RIM15 gene encoding protein kinase RIM15 (similar to Saccharomyces cerevisiae RIM15 (YFL033C); ancestral locus Anc_8.34): protein MFDTNNVAGGSQAMNEGLGINKLSPISSNSNQSSLTSSNYEKYLQLATEKNPCMILELELDGKVRYGSPQWNTIIGVVDDNGSSATYIADLVLGSDQDKAVFQKATDMLLMNDDTSYTITFNVRATADEGGSESCDNDSTITTLEARGILIRDSHTQLPSHTMWIVKPRTNDWLDFYANEDAQDDMVIQLSDNCDDIVIQLPEEFSKTLGFGAKIFIQYLKRIRLEMIMDEFNLPLPKMELCRVCENFVPVWWLETHSQSCVCEHRTESLIQLLHDNLLEQLAILTNFNKDSEYKGTQLQVRSSNFLNQVLDSLRELCHAAISINPSEMVPDLYQSISTFPQDNNNNNALLDQFPVQKDSVSLNSYFQFSPRTNHNIQNVTSWQSRFFLNDDQDPGLALLIHDTLDLARKKVDAVLRLDNAMTYSLKIKNEVNNYVVQLIREQIEINKHAALAHSINMRPSSAFHSPLPQDPEAENLIYSSSTPLQVQHNQCMPLDSSSKPHLEPIPFPSTSSEGASSVNDIRHPSPLPRSCNNIVMKLPTPQRKINSNELFSDAYLNADIIPNSTVEPTISIDIDDNTNSRSSSIEQYGTDNATVSRTTNSERPSSSSSRLGVRSRSITPRQKMEYSHVNSDEHAANEMFPRDKDSLQPETSTDTTITSSTQTNTTGFKNNSNNSTNSVLPKLMTSISLTPRRGSPLFGNLTSHSMQQTNSFKLIQDKSPISSPFTFSKDFLTPEQHPSSLARTDSVNNAMLNSPNLPLSPLLLATNQTIKSPTPSIRDYDILKPISKGAYGSVYLARKKLTGDYFAIKVLRKSDMIAKNQVTNVKSERAIMMVQSDKPYVARLFASFQNKDNLFLVMEYLPGGDLATLIKMMGYLPDQWAKQYLTEIVVGVDDMHQNGIIHHDLKPENLLIDNAGHVKLTDFGLSRAGLIRRHKFIPHKSSLSISSTLPIDNPVNNNFTMNANNSNHSQVSTPDSFSSDHKTYNKSKKSSLGQQYDHSEHSSNSNSHSMTPTPSSSTVIYPSYYRGKDKSHGSSNIDLPASLRRSESQLSFSLLDISRSSTPPLANPQSLNTNNVIRRKSLTENKSFSNDLSSLDVTTTTNTNASSNNNASVSPAPSDLALFYPDDSKQNKKFFGTPDYLAPETIEGKGEDNKQCDWWSVGCIFFELLLGYPPFHAETPDAVFKKILSGVIQWPEFKNEEEEREFLTPEAKDLIEKLLVVDPSKRLGVSGIQEIKDQPYFRNVDWDHVYDEEASFVPTIDNPEDTDYFDLRGAELQDFGDDIESDNANILFGKNGNSTDVSDLSAANLSPPPNHRNVLSRRLSMSNTNNRGSSNSSSCVHDFGAHTPVNKLSIASVLESVPQEIGYITPGGTGTTTASAKNSPNLKNLSLAIPPHMRDRRSSKLNDSQTEFGSFNFRNLSALDKANKDAINRLKSEHFSEQPGVHRRTSSASLIGSSSDGYVSTSGSNASNTTSSGKLKIHKPTISGSPSTFSTFPKTFLKSDSFSTRSYSPERSISIDSSTLSRKGSLIGDSQQTTTNSSDSPTMTKFKSPLSPANTNTASSYFSRQRVLSKSFSQRTNSSDLSADESDRLQAISRVNSLRNRRRSGRKSSSTSEIGYHMDALVCEPIPIHRYRVAKDLENLGCTVVSVGAGDELVSRATSGVSFDLIMTALKLPKLGAIDIVQLLRQTNGANSTTPIVAITNYFQEAITSKVFDDVLEKPVNLDELKKLVAKYALKKSQEDEEHTILSDSDETH, encoded by the coding sequence ATGTTCGACACGAATAACGTCGCAGGCGGATCTCAGGCTATGAACGAGGGGCTTGGCATCAACAAGCTCTCTCCGATATCATCGAATTCAAATCAGAGCTCATTGACTTCCTCCAATTATGAAAAATACCTGCAGCTGGCCACAGAGAAGAATCCGTGTATGATCCTGGAGTTGGAACTGGACGGTAAAGTGCGATATGGCTCACCGCAATGGAATACGATCATAGGAGTCGTTGATGATAACGGCTCTTCTGCGACATACATTGCAGACCTTGTTCTCGGATCCGATCAAGATAAGGCCGTCTTCCAAAAGGCCACTGACATGCTGCTTATGAATGACGACACCAGTTACACGATAACGTTCAACGTGAGGGCCACCGCGGATGAGGGCGGCAGCGAGAGCTGTGACAATGACAGTACCATAACGACCTTAGAGGCGCGCGGTATTCTAATCAGGGACAGCCACACGCAGTTGCCCTCGCACACCATGTGGATAGTCAAGCCTCGCACGAACGACTGGTTGGACTTCTATGCCAACGAGGACGCGCAGGATGACATGGTCATCCAGTTGTCCGATAATTGCGACGACATCGTCATTCAACTTCCTGAGGAGTTCTCCAAAACCCTCGGGTTCGGCGCCAAGATCTTCATACAGTATTTGAAGAGAATACGATTGGAAATGATCATGGACGAGTTCAATCTGCCCCTCCCCAAGATGGAACTGTGCCGGGTTTGTGAAAACTTCGTCCCCGTCTGGTGGTTAGAGACTCATTCGCAAAGTTGTGTTTGCGAGCATAGAACAGAATCGCTCATACAACTGTTACATGACAATCTTCTCGAACAATTGGCGATTTTGACAAACTTCAATAAGGACTCGGAGTATAAGGGCACCCAGCTCCAAGTACGTTCCAGCAACTTCCTCAACCAAGTCCTGGATTCCCTGAGGGAGCTGTGCCACGCCGCCATAAGTATAAACCCTAGCGAAATGGTGCCGGATCTCTACCAGAGTATCTCTACATTCCCACAggataataacaacaacaatgcTCTGTTAGACCAGTTCCCCGTCCAAAAGGATTCAGTCAGTTTGAATTCTTATTTCCAGTTCTCTCCGAGAACAAACCACAACATCCAAAATGTCACGTCGTGGCAATCAAGATTCTTCCTCAATGATGACCAAGATCCCGGTTTAGCTCTTTTGATTCATGACACTTTGGACCTggcaaggaaaaaagtggaCGCCGTTCTGAGGTTGGATAACGCAATGACCTACTCCCTGAAGATCAAAAACGAGGTCAATAACTACGTGGTCCAACTGATACGCGAACAAATTGAGATAAACAAGCACGCTGCCCTAGCACACTCAATAAATATGAGACCTTCGTCCGCTTTCCATTCCCCCTTGCCTCAAGATCCAGAAGCAGAAAATCTCATATATTCCTCCTCTACCCCCTTGCAAGTCCAACACAATCAATGTATGCCCCTTGATTCCTCCTCCAAACCTCATTTGGAGCCTATTCCCTTCCCTTCCACATCCAGCGAGGGAGCTTCTAGTGTCAATGATATCAGACATCCTTCGCCCTTGCCCCGTAGTTGTAACAACATTGTTATGAAGTTGCCCACACCTCAGAGAAAAATTAATTCTAACGAGCTATTCTCGGACGCCTACCTAAACGCTGACATCATACCGAACTCAACTGTCGAACCTACGATATCCATTGATATAGATGATAACACAAATAGCAGGAGTAGCAGTATCGAACAATATGGTACGGATAACGCCACTGTTTCTCGGACCACGAACTCGGAAAGACCATCTTCCTCGTCGTCAAGACTGGGGGTTAGATCGAGATCCATAACCCCAAGGCAAAAGATGGAATATTCGCATGTAAATAGTGACGAACACGCCGCCAATGAAATGTTCCCAAGAGATAAAGATTCCCTTCAACCCGAAACTTCCACTGATACCACTATAACCTCTTCTACCCAAACGAATACTACAGgcttcaaaaataatagcaaTAACTCCACAAACTCAGTGTTGCCTAAATTAATGACCAGTATTTCATTAACACCAAGACGCGGATCACCATTATTCGGGAATTTAACAAGTCATTCTATGCAGCAAACAAATAGTTTCAAACTGATTCAAGACAAATCTCCAATATCTTCCCCCTTTACATTCTCCAAGGATTTTTTAACCCCAGAACAGCACCCTTCCAGTCTTGCTAGGACAGATAGCGTCAACAATGCAATGTTAAATTCACCAAATTTGCCATTATCGCCACTTTTGTTGGCCACTAACCAAACCATCAAATCACCGACACCCAGCATTAGGGACTATGATATCTTGAAACCAATCAGTAAAGGTGCTTACGGCAGTGTCTATCTGGCACGCAAAAAGCTCACAGGTGACTATTTCGCCATAAAGGTTTTAAGGAAATCAGATATGATTGCGAAAAATCAAGTAACAAATGTCAAATCTGAAAGGGCCATCATGATGGTCCAAAGTGACAAGCCATACGTTGCGAGATTATTTGCTAGTTTccaaaataaagataacCTGTTCTTGGTCATGGAGTACCTACCTGGTGGAGATCTAGCAACTTTGATTAAGATGATGGGGTATCTGCCTGACCAGTGGGCCAAACAGTACCTGACCGAAATTGTAGTCGGAGTAGATGATATGCATCAAAATGGGATCATTCATCATGATTTAAAACCTGAAAATTTATTAATTGATAATGCAGGTCATGTAAAATTAACGGATTTCGGTTTATCAAGAGCAGGTCTAATTCGCCGTCACAAGTTCATCCCACATAAGTCATCGCTAAGTATCAGTTCAACTTTACCCATCGATAATCCAGTGAATAATAATTTTACTATGAATGCGAACAATAGTAACCACTCTCAGGTGTCCACCCCAGATAGTTTCTCATCAGACCACAAGACATATAataaaagcaagaaatcGTCGCTGGGCCAACAATACGATCACTCTGAACACTCGAGTAACTCGAATTCCCATTCGATGACACCAACACCTAGTTCAAGTACTGTCATTTATCCTTCATACTACCGTGGCAAGGACAAGTCTCACGGAAGTTCAAATATTGATCTCCCAGCCTCCTTAAGAAGAAGCGAATCTCAATTATCATTTTCCCTGCTTGATATATCCCGTTCTAGTACACCTCCCTTAGCAAATCCTCAAAGCCTGAATACCAACAATGTTattagaagaaaatcgCTCACCGAAAACAAGTCCTTTTCCAATGACTTATCATCTTTAGACGTAACCACAACCACTAATACCAATGCCAGTTCAAATAACAACGCTTCTGTTTCACCGGCCCCTTCAGACCTGGCACTGTTTTATCCCGATGATAGCAAGcaaaataagaaattttttgggACTCCCGATTACTTGGCGCCAGAGACTATTGAAGGTAAAGGTGAAGATAATAAGCAGTGCGATTGGTGGTCAGTTGGCtgcatattttttgaattgctTTTAGGCTACCCCCCATTCCATGCGGAAACGCCTGATGCCGTATTTAAGAAGATCCTTTCAGGGGTTATTCAATGGccagaattcaaaaacgaggaagaagaacgaGAATTCCTAACACCAGAGGCGAAGGATctaattgaaaaactgctGGTTGTAGATCCTTCCAAAAGGTTAGGTGTTAGCGggattcaagaaattaaagacCAGCCTTATTTCAGGAATGTCGATTGGGATCACGTTTACGATGAGGAAGCTTCTTTTGTCCCCACAATAGATAACCCAGAGGATACAGATTATTTTGATCTCAGAGGTGCGGAACTCCAAGATTTTGGAGACGATATCGAAAGTGATAATGCGAATATCTTGTTTGGTAAAAATGGTAATAGCACTGATGTTTCTGACTTGTCTGCGGCTAATCTTTCTCCACCACCAAATCATAGGAATGTCTTATCCCGTAGACTATCAATGAGCAATACGAATAATAGAGGCTCTAGCAATTCAAGCAGCTGTGTACATGATTTTGGTGCGCATACTCCGGTTAACAAACTCAGTATTGCTTCCGTATTGGAATCAGTACCACAAGAAATCGGATATATCACACCAGGTGGAACTGGTACAACTACGGCTAGTGCTAAGAATTCTCCCAATCTTAAGAATTTATCCTTGGCTATCCCCCCGCATATGAGAGATCGCAGGTCAAGCAAGTTGAATGATTCACAAACAGAATTTggttctttcaatttcaggAATTTATCTGCCTTAGATAAAGCCAATAAAGATGCTATAAATAGACTGAAAAGTGAGCATTTTTCTGAACAGCCGGGAGTGCATAGAAGAACCTCTTCTGCGTCTTTGATAGGATCATCTTCAGATGGATATGTCTCAACATCAGGGAGTAATGCCTCGAATACTACATCATCCggtaaattgaaaatacaTAAGCCCACTATATCTGGGTCCCCTTCAACATTTAGTACTTTCCCGAAGACTTTTTTAAAGTCAGATTCATTCTCAACAAGATCATATTCTCCTGAACGGAGTATCAGCATTGATTCATCCACATTGTCAAGAAAAGGGAGCTTAATTGGGGATAGCCAACAGACGACAACAAATAGTTCAGATTCCCCTACTATGACTAAATTCAAGTCGCCATTATCGCCCGCTAACACTAACACCGCAAGTTCATATTTTTCGAGGCAGAGAGTTTTATCAAAGAGCTTTTCACAACGAACTAATTCTAGTGATTTATCTGCAGACGAGAGTGATAGATTGCAAGCTATATCAAGAGTTAATTCTTTAAGAAACAGGAGACGTAGTGGCCGCAAGAGCTCCAGTACTTCTGAGATCGGATATCATATGGATGCCCTAGTTTGTGAGCCTATTCCAATTCATAGGTATCGTGTCGCTAAAGACTTAGAAAACCTTGGCTGTACTGTCGTCAGTGTTGGTGCTGGTGATGAATTAGTCAGTAGGGCTACGAGTGGTGTAAGCTTTGATTTAATTATGACGGCTTTAAAACTTCCAAAGCTCGGTGCTATTGATATTGTTCAACTGCTCAGACAAACAAATGGTGCTAATTCAACAACGCCGATTGTGGCAATTACAAATTATTTTCAGGAAGCGATAACGAGtaaagtttttgatgatgtgTTAGAGAAACCAGTAAATCttgatgaattgaaaaaattggtggCTAAGTATGCCTTAAAAAAGTCccaagaagatgaagagcACACCATATTGAGTGATTCTGATGAGACGCATTGA
- the MOB2 gene encoding Mob2p (similar to Saccharomyces cerevisiae MOB2 (YFL034C-B); ancestral locus Anc_8.29), which translates to MSFFNFKAFGRNSKKNKNQPLNVPQPPPMNTIYSSPHSSSSRLSLRNKHHSPKRHSQTSFPAQKATPQSQQMTSSTPQSQQQDANERPESQQIMFLSEPFVRTALVKGSFKTIVQLPKYVDLGEWIALNVFEFFTNLNQFYGVVAEYVTPDAYPTMNAGPHTDYLWLDANNRQVSLPASQYIDLALTWINNKVNDKNLFPTKNGLPFPQQFSRDVQRIMVQMFRIFAHIYHHHFDKIVHLSLEAHWNSFFSHFISFAKEFKVIDRKEMIPLLPLIESFEKQGKIIYN; encoded by the exons ATGTCTTTCTTTAACTTCAA AGCATTTGGAAGAaactccaaaaaaaataaaaatcaaCCGCTTAATGTGCCTCAACCGCCACCAATGAATACCATTTATTCGAGCCCTCATAGTAGCAGTTCCAGGCTATCTTTAAGAAATAAACATCACTCGCCTAAGAGGCATTCCCAGACAAGTTTCCCTGCACAAAAAGCTACACCTCAATCACAGCAAATGACATCCAGCACACCGCAATCGCAGCAACAGGACGCCAACGAGAGGCCAGAATCACAGCAAATAATGTTTCTCAGCGAACCGTTCGTAAGAACTGCACTAGTGAAGGGTTCATTTAAAACAATAGTACAACTGCCCAAATACGTGGATTTGGGAGAGTGGATAGCGTTaaatgtttttgaattcttcacAAATCTAAATCAGTTCTACGGAGTGGTGGCCGAATACGTAACCCCTGATGCATATCCAACGATGAATGCTGGCCCTCACACGGATTATTTATGGCTGGATGCGAATAATAGACAGGTGTCACTACCGGCTAGCCAATACATAGATTTAGCCCTCACGTGGATAAATAACAAGGTCAACGATAAGAACTTATTTCCGACCAAAAATGGGCTGCCATTTCCGCAGCAGTTTTCGAGAGATGTGCAGAGAATCATGGTGCAAATGTTTAGAATATTTGCACATATCTATCACCACCATTTTGACAAAATCGTGCATTTATCACTGGAAGCCCATTGGAACtcgtttttttctcatttcATTAGTTTTGCCAAAGAGTTCAAAGTTATTGACAGGAAGGAAATGATCCCACTTTTACCGTTAAttgaaagttttgaaaaacaaggtaagattatatataattga